From a single Lolium rigidum isolate FL_2022 chromosome 7, APGP_CSIRO_Lrig_0.1, whole genome shotgun sequence genomic region:
- the LOC124669238 gene encoding uncharacterized protein LOC124669238, which translates to MKNGKKIFDHILSVQYAERMENLGLHSHSDDKQEYVQHLHLQISFPYQTTSDIEEDIISAIEKKIRQAKAWLLHQPRNKSTKSSSHANKDVGTPRKTKIHLKERLRSAKNRKQRRETDEAIILYSTTNQ; encoded by the exons ATGAAGAATGGAAAAAAAATATTTGATCATATACTCAG TGTCCAATATGCTGAACGGATGGAGAATCTTGGGCTGCATAGCCATTCAGATGACAAGCAAGAATATGTACAGCACCTTCATTTACAAATCTCATTTCCATATCAGACAACATCAGATATAGAAGAG GATATCATCTCTGCAATTGAAAAGAAGATAAGGCAGGCCAAAGCATGGCTACTGCACCAACCAAGAAACAAGTCAACAAAGAGCTCTTCCCACGCAAATAAGGATGTTGGCACTCCTCG CAAAACGAAGATTCACCTAAAAGAACGACTCAGATCAGCCAAGAACCGAAAGCAAAGGAGAGAAACCGATGAAGCAATAATTTTGTACAGTACTACCAATCAGTGA